Below is a genomic region from Eremothecium sinecaudum strain ATCC 58844 chromosome V, complete sequence.
CGCCTCATGCGACGAATCCTTCTCATCATCAATACCGTGTAGACCATCAAAAATACCTTTCTTGTTAATACCTCGATCTACAGACCTCGATAATGATGAAGGGGTGAGACGACCTGCAACGTTCTGAGAATGTGAGCGATTATGAGACAATGAATGGAACAAAGTATTAACACTGGTTGCGGGCGGCGAGCGCTCGACACCTAACTCTGGCGAAACCTCTTTATGTTCAGGCTTAGTAGGACCACAAGACGTTATTGCACCTGAAGCCCCTCCAAGTCGCGAACCTGATAAAGGATCACAAGTGACAGGGTACCGTTGCCGTGAACTACCAGACTGCGGGGATGCTAGCTCCGTCCCTCGTGGGATGCGATCAGTTCTAATAGATCCCATCGCAAGTCTATTCACAGTAAATGTGTTGGGGGATTGCAACCTTTTATCGTTCATCgataaagaagaagaagaggaagaagaaggaacATTTTCTGGTACACTTTCCAATGGGCAAACAGTATTTGAACCTCTGTTAAGTATCGAAATATTTCCCGGAGAGTGAGAATTGAGATTAAAACCTTGTTCTTGGTACCGCGGCGATAGATGCTCCGAATCGTACATACTAGTATCCTTTAACGCAAAGTTATCAATGTATAAGCTGTCCAATGAAGCAAATGAAGAGTTGACCGGCAACGATACAATTGAACTTGGATCTCGTTCATTGTCAAACTTTTGTAGTTCCCTCTGAAAAAGTTCACGAGCACTTAATTCTGGCATTGTGCTTTGATTCAAGGATGACACCGTTGATATTTTGGCAAGTGGCGAACACCTATTTGTTATATTTGGCTCCTCACTTAAAATAATGTTAACGTTATCTGCGTTAGCAGTCGAAGAAGTTTCTCTGCTAGCGTTTTTAGGAGTTACCGAGGTTGGTCTGGCTCCTATATCACTGGATTGAGAAATAAAATCATCAGGATTTAGAGCGATAGAACAATTGGATCTCGAACCATGTCTACCAATTGGGGCCTGAAGTAATGTGTTTACCTGAGACTTCCTTAAACCTTTCCCAATACCATAAACTGCATTATCGACTTCGTCAATAGACACTGATATTTGCTGGTAtccttcatcatcatttttGAAGAAACTAAGTTTTTCAGATAATTTCAGAGATTCATAGACTTCATCATAATCTTCCAAATGGTTAAAATCCCAGCAAACAAAGGGGTGTCTTTTCACATCCGATATTGGAATCCTCTTCAATGGATGcttttccaaaattttATTTAGCAAGTCTTTTGCCATCTCATATTCTTCAGGGCAAGATATTTTAGAGACTCCATTAGAGTTCATTTGCTCAAACGAAGGAAATTCTAACGGATCGTTAATaactttttcaaataaCTCCATCTCATATTCCGCTATAAATGGAAGCTTTCCAAATAATAAACAGTGTAAAGTGACTCCAAGGGCCCAGATATCTATCATGTAGGAAATTAAAGATCCTTTATTAAACTTTTGTCTATCAACGTTAAATTTCTCATATGCATCATTTCCTAGGCATATTTCAGGTGCAAAAAAGGCGGGCGTACCAGCTGTTTTCGCCAATTCCAATTCATCTGGACCGTCTGTTCGCAGGTTGCTTACTGCTGACGACGACGAGGAAGATGAGGAGGTTGAAGTAGAAGGGGTTGTTGATGCTAGGGAAACACCAAAGTCCGAAATTTTTACTATTCCATCCTCAGAAAGTAGTAGGTTTGCTGGTTTAATATCCCGATGTATAATACCCTGATAGTGTAGATATTCTAAACCAAGTACAACGCCTCTAATTATCTCTCTAGTTCTCTGAAAGGATAGAAGCGGTGGGCCACGTGCAGCAGTTTCTAAACTATCACCCGGACACCATTTAACCTCTCCT
It encodes:
- a CDS encoding serine/threonine-protein kinase (Syntenic homolog of Ashbya gossypii ACL053C; Syntenic homolog of Saccharomyces cerevisiae YER129W (SAK1) and YGL179C (TOS3)) — translated: MNNNHLATDFDMVNVPLNIKSKLGVQGDHFVADEVYLHNTYEEEDVDDDDEVSSSDSLSLLLERQRQRQLNHPLHQNHIKAQLPTPGARKVKETNKISLEYDPISKRKVLNTYEIIRELGHGQHGKVKLALDLVTKQQVAIKIVDRHDKKRNTWKLQKTSNHGESDKIRREIAIMKKCNHEHVVKLIEVLDDMKSRKIYLVLEYCSKGEVKWCPGDSLETAARGPPLLSFQRTREIIRGVVLGLEYLHYQGIIHRDIKPANLLLSEDGIVKISDFGVSLASTTPSTSTSSSSSSSSAVSNLRTDGPDELELAKTAGTPAFFAPEICLGNDAYEKFNVDRQKFNKGSLISYMIDIWALGVTLHCLLFGKLPFIAEYEMELFEKVINDPLEFPSFEQMNSNGVSKISCPEEYEMAKDLLNKILEKHPLKRIPISDVKRHPFVCWDFNHLEDYDEVYESLKLSEKLSFFKNDDEGYQQISVSIDEVDNAVYGIGKGLRKSQVNTLLQAPIGRHGSRSNCSIALNPDDFISQSSDIGARPTSVTPKNASRETSSTANADNVNIILSEEPNITNRCSPLAKISTVSSLNQSTMPELSARELFQRELQKFDNERDPSSIVSLPVNSSFASLDSLYIDNFALKDTSMYDSEHLSPRYQEQGFNLNSHSPGNISILNRGSNTVCPLESVPENVPSSSSSSSLSMNDKRLQSPNTFTVNRLAMGSIRTDRIPRGTELASPQSGSSRQRYPVTCDPLSGSRLGGASGAITSCGPTKPEHKEVSPELGVERSPPATSVNTLFHSLSHNRSHSQNVAGRLTPSSLSRSVDRGINKKGIFDGLHGIDDEKDSSHEASDAISMESGCNYTRESSRSDTESLPFEFAVDSNNASELSLRSISELGPVGSYYEQVITHMDDSKSDADDTELAFNAGTFGQIRRFGSAGGSQASLEPPTSHKNFKGGRLSGLPERLKQSLTSDSMSTLTAPSTAGKASNRAKDNFDSMAHDTGLLLLQNDNFKESVDVPDNVLGMIPELQNRSSNTGTSIPLANGASGWLLPHAPSPATTQETHIDQLLSTSSNELSHFSSRELLQSVLSSKNTSRRGSVPAVHTMQPSPLGASHDEIQSVGYGRTSKAYLSRDEVFNEPITGDSQSIETSRDRSKSISIGQLELRGDN